A stretch of the Pristis pectinata isolate sPriPec2 chromosome 7, sPriPec2.1.pri, whole genome shotgun sequence genome encodes the following:
- the slc25a4 gene encoding ADP/ATP translocase 1, producing MSDYAISFIKDFLAGGVAAAISKTAVAPIERVKLLLQVQHASKQITSETQYKGIIDCVVRIPKEQGFLSFWRGNLANVIRYFPTQALNFAFKDKYKKIFLGGVDQKTQFWRYFAGNLASGGAAGATSLCFVYPLDFARTRLAADVGKALNEREFTGLASCITKIFKSDGIRGLYQGFNVSVQGIIIYRAAYFGIYDTAKGMLPDPKNVHILISWMIAQTVTAVAGLVSYPFDTVRRRMMMQSGRKGADIMYSGTIDCWRRIVKDEGPRAFFKGAWSNVLRGMGGAFVLVLYDEIKKFV from the exons ATGAGTGACTACGCGATCAGCTTCATCAAGGACTTTCTGGCTGGCGGAGTTGCCGCTGCCATTTCCAAGACGGCAGTGGCGCCCATCGAACGTGTGAAGTTACTGCTGCAG GTCCAACATGCCAGCAAACAGATTACATCAGAAACACAATACAAGGGGATCATAGACTGCGTTGTGCGCATCCCCAAGGAACAGGGATTTTTATCTTTTTGGCGTGGAAACCTGGCCAACGTGATCAGGTATTTCCCAACTCAAGCCCTTAACTTCGCCTTTAAGGACAAATATAAgaagatcttccttgggggcgtCGATCAGAAGACGCAGTTCTGGCGTTACTTCGCCGGGAATCTGGCATCGGGCGGGGCGGCTGGTGCAACCTCCTTGTGTTTCGTTTACCCGCTGGACTTCGCCCGAACGCGACTGGCAGCTGATGTGGGCAAGGCCCTGAACGAGAGAGAGTTCACCGGTCTGGCCAGCTGCATCACCAAGATCTTTAAATCAGACGGTATTAGAGGCCTGTACCAGGGATTTAACGTCTCTGTCCAGGGCATCATCATATACCGAGCTGCCTACTTTGGAATCTATGACACCGCAAAAG GTATGTTGCCGGATCCCAAGAACGTGCATATTCTGATTAGCTGGATGATCGCACAAACTGTCACAGCAGTGGCGGGACTGGTGTCCTATCCATTTGACACCGTCCGCCGGCGGATGATGATGCAGTCAGGTCGGAAGGGAG CTGACATTATGTATTCGGGCACAATCGATTGCTGGAGAAGGATTGTGAAAGATGAAGGACCTAGAGCTTTCTTCAAAGGTGCCTGGTCAAATGTGTTGAGAGGAATGGGTGGTGCTTTTGTACTGGTTCTGTATGATGAAATTAAGAAGTTTGTCTAA